From Carassius auratus strain Wakin chromosome 1, ASM336829v1, whole genome shotgun sequence, the proteins below share one genomic window:
- the LOC113094235 gene encoding general transcription factor IIE subunit 2-like, producing the protein MDKALLRERELFKKRALSNPAVEKRPATSDASGSSKKKKSRPDKETSSSSKNSTDPSNGSFNLKALSGSSGYKFGVLARIVNYMKTRHQRGDTHHLTLEEILDETKLLDIGMKQKQWLMSEALASNPKIDVREGKYAFKPKFHLKDKKALLRLLDKHDQLGLGGVLLDDVEEGLPNAAKAIKALGDQIIFVTRPDKKKVLFYNDKHCQFDVDEEFQKLWRSVPVDSIDEEKIEEYLKKQGISSMQETGPKKIAPMQKRKKPGTQRKRRYKTHNDHLNGVLEDYSDGVPSKK; encoded by the exons ATGGATAAAGCTCTGTTGAGAGAGCGAGAGCTCTTCAAAAAGAGAGCACTGTCCAATCCCGCTGTAGAGAAGAGACCAGCAACATCTGATGCCTCTGGATCttccaagaagaagaagagcagACCTGACAAAGAGACGTCATCCTCCTCCAAAAACAGCACAG ATCCCAGCAATGGCTCTTTCAATCTCAAAGCACTTTCTGGGAGCTCAGGATACAAATTTGGAGTTCTGGCCCGAATTGTCAACTACATGAAG ACGAGGCACCAGAGAGGTGATACTCATCATCTGACTCTGGAGGAAATTCTGGACGAGACCAAGCTGCTGGACATTGGCATGAAGCAGAAGCAGTGGCTCATgagcgag GCATTAGCAAGTAATCCTAAAATTGATGTGAGGGAAgggaaatatgcatttaaacccAAGTTTCATCTGAAGGATAAGAAAGCCCTGCTAAGACTGCTGGACAAACACGATCAGCTGGGACTAGGAGGAGTGTTACTCGACGACGTGGAAGAGGGTCTGCCCAACGCAGCCAAGGCTATTAAA GCGCTTGGGGATCAGATTATATTTGTGACCAGGCCAGATAAGAAGAAGGTTCTTTTCTACAATGACAAACACTGTCAGTTTGATGTTGATGAAG AGTTCCAGAAGCTGTGGCGCAGCGTTCCTGTTGATTCCATCGATGAGGAAAAGATTGAAGAGTACCTGAAGAAACAGGGCATCTCATCCATGCAGGAGACAGGACCAAAGAAAATA GCGCCCATGCAGAAGAGGAAGAAACCTGGAACGCAGAGAAAGAGACGCTATAAGACTCATAATGATCATCTGAACGGAGTATTGGAGGACTACTCTGATGGAGTTCCCTCCAagaagtga
- the LOC113095153 gene encoding small integral membrane protein 18-like — translation MNMSSSSALIQQIYPFHDGWNIACFIILLLFILTILSLATLAFLYELLDCGCFTKTKTVRDVRRQQDEVV, via the coding sequence ATGAACATGTCCAGCAGTTCTGCTCTGATCCAGCAGATCTATCCCTTTCACGATGGCTGGAACATCGCCTGCTTCATCATCCTGCTCCTCTTCATCCTCACCATCCTCTCCCTCGCCACGCTGGCGTTCCTCTATGAGCTGCTGGACTGCGGATGCTTCACCAAAACCAAAACCGTTCGAGACGTGCGCCGCCAGCAGGACGAGGTGGTCTAG